Proteins co-encoded in one Quercus robur chromosome 8, dhQueRobu3.1, whole genome shotgun sequence genomic window:
- the LOC126696228 gene encoding uncharacterized protein LOC126696228, whose product MSTMKENKGKEIAGEGKRPEGMAQDRPEGQTRPTAGDKRKFLPKSIDLEGLPSRRDKRVKQGSSKVVKSKPPQSQPTVQIVDVDSSTPVESTPSKTPPRTPLAKSTMPGSSQPSTNIIESEDLAWERFQTAVKDEDINMCYNMGLKEFEHSGVHDLFKAMSKLIAASRQATELDKTRVLLETRIQEVNADCKKWAGFAEKAKDEVKERNKLIEELRTDALEKETRIDHLQKMNNELNARLSKAREDAVAEFKSSKEYTDTLDRNYAAGFEDFRMDAVENFPEVDFSAIKLNLAAATSSLLQTGSDDVNVEDDASTQLPQDEPAENAPPS is encoded by the exons ATGTCAACGATGAAGGAGAACAAAGGGAAGGAAATTGCTGGAGAAGGGAAGCGTCCTGAGGGTATGGCCCAGGATCGTCCTGAGGGTCAGACGCGTCCAACGGCTggggacaaaagaaaattcttgccAAAGAGTATTGACCTGGAAGGGCTCCCCAGTCGTAGAGACAAAAGGGTTAAGCAGGGCTCGTCCAAGGTGGTTAAGTCAAAACCTCCTCAGTCTCAGCCTACCGTCCAGATAGTCGACGTGGACTCGTCCACTCCAGTTGAATCCACTCCGTCCAAGACTCCGCCCAGAACTCCTTTAGCCAAGTCTACTATGCCTGGCTCGTCCCAGCCTTCTACGAACATTATTGAGAGCGAAGATCTGGCTTGGGAACGTTTCCAGACAGCCGTCAAGGACGAGGATATAAACATGTGCTATAACATGGGCTTGAAGGAATTTGAACATTCAGGCGTCCATGACCTCTTCAAG GCCATGTCAAAGCTCATAGCAGCGTCTAGACAGGCAACGGAGCTGGACAAGACGAGAGTCTTGTTGGAGACAAGGATTCAGGAGGTGAACGCTGACTGTAAGAAATGGGCTGGGTTTGCTGAAAAAGCTAAGGACGAGGTCAAAGAGCGTAACAAGTTGATTGAGGAGCTAAGGACggatgcattggagaaggaAACGCGCATTGATCATTTACAAAAGATGAACAATGAGTTGAATGCTCGTCTTTCCAAGGCAAGAGAGGACGCCGTGGCTGAGTTCAAGTCGTCCAAAGAGTATACAGACACTTTGGATCGCAATTATGCAGCTGGTTTTGAAGATTTCAGAATGGACGCTGTTGAAAACTTCCCTGAAGTTGACTTCAGCGCAATCAAGCTTAACCTTGCTGCTGCCACAAGCTCTCTCCTCCAGACCGGCTCTGATGACGTCAACGTGGAAGACGACGCCAGTACTCAGCTTCCTCAGGACGAGCCTGCTGAGAATGCTCCCCCTTCTTAA
- the LOC126696229 gene encoding uncharacterized protein LOC126696229 codes for MAPLLSPSVEGEELYLYLAVTPHAVSSALIREEDKVQRPVYYTSKALKGAEGRYPQMEKLAFALITASRKLRHYFQAHVINVMMDHPLKKAMNRLEAAGRLIQWAVELSEFDIRYQPRHVIKAQALADFIAEFTPSHRETEDSERWIVHVDGSSTRHAGGIGVVLQSPEGDKLKHKVRLQYQATNNEVEYEALLKGLELAKSVEAKSICVMGDSQLIMGQVNGTYEAKEERMKKYLGRVMRLVKRFEKADFVQIPREENVEADTIAKEASADESLEKSDEVQYMPSIDVQEVQQVDNRENWMTPIVSYLKDGRLPEEKDEARKVRVRSARYILMNEVLYKRGFSQPYLRCLTPDEANYVLREVHEGACGNHSRARSLVHKVVRAGYYWPHMQADAKAYVKVCDQCQRFSNVPRQPSEYLTPMVAPWPFAQWGLDILGPFPLGIRQMKFLVVGIDYFTKWVEAEPLANITQQNVKNFVWKNIDHSEDPYRGDPFQVSLWKRCSHTGRSTYG; via the exons ATGGCACCGCTGCTGAGTCCATCAGTGGAAGGAGAGGAACTATATTTGTACCTAGCGGTAACCCCACATGCAGTGAGCTCAGCATTGATAAGAGAGGAAGATAAAGTTCAAAGACCTGTGTATTATACAAGCAAGGCATTGAAAGGAGCGGAAGGACGATATCCACAAATGGAGAAGTTGGCCTTCGCGCTAATCACAGCTTCAAGGAAGCTgaggcattatttccaagcacatgtcattaatgttATGATGGATCATCCTCTCAAAAAGGCAATGAATAGACTGGAAGCCGCAGGACGATTAATCCAGTGGGCCGTGGAGCTAAGTGAGTTCGATATCAGGTATCAACCAAGGCATGTCataaaagctcaagccctagcGGATTTTATTGCAGAGTTTACCCCAAGTCATAGAGAGACAGAAGACAGTGAGAGATGGATCGTCCACGTGGATGGTTCGTCTACACGGCATGCAGGAGGAATTGGTGTGGTCTTGCAATCCCCAGAGGGAGATAAACTGAAACATAAAGTCCGTCTACAGTATCAAGCGACTAACAATGAagtcgaatatgaagccctcctcaaagggctagaattggcaAAGTCCGTAGAAGCCAAGTCCATATGTGTCATGGGGGATTCCCAACTGATCATGGGGCAAGTGAATGGGACGTATGAAGCgaaggaagaaagaatgaagaaataccttGGTAGAGTAATGCGCCTTGTGAAAAGGTTTGAAAAAGCTGActtcgttcaaatcccaagggaggagAACGTGGAAGCTGATACTATAGCAAAAGAGGCCTCAGCAGATGAATCATTAGAGAAGTCAGATGAAGTTCAATATATGCCAAGTATCGATGTCCAGGAAGTACAGCAGGTGGATAACAgagaaaattggatgactccCATTGTATCATACTTGAAGGATGGACGATTACCAGAAGAGAAAGACGAGGCCAGAAAGGTGAGGGTGAGATCAGCTAGATACATCCTTATGAATGAAGTGCTatataagagaggtttctctCAACCTTACCTTAGATGCTTAACTCCGGACGAAGCAAACTACGTGCTgagagaagttcatgaagggGCATGTGGCAATCACTCAAGAGCCAGATCACTTGTCCACAAGGTCGTCCGAGCAGGGTATTACTGGCCGCACATGCAAGCTGATGCTAAAGCATACGTTAAGGTCTGCGACCAATGCCAGCGATTTAGCAACGTCCCCAGACAACCATCGGAATACCTTACCCCAATGGTGGCACCGTGgccctttgcacaatggggactagacattttgggtccTTTCCCTTTGGGAATAAGGCAGATGAAGTTTCTAGTGGTGGGcatcgattacttcactaaatgggtggaagcagaACCGTTGGCAAATATCACACAGCAGAATGTGAAAaacttcgtctggaagaacatt gaccacAGTGAGGACCCCTACAGGGGAGACCCCTTTCAAGTTAGCCTATGGAAGCGATGCAGTCATACCGGCAGAAGTACATATGGCTAA